In one Lolium rigidum isolate FL_2022 chromosome 3, APGP_CSIRO_Lrig_0.1, whole genome shotgun sequence genomic region, the following are encoded:
- the LOC124704213 gene encoding endoglucanase 10, producing the protein MFGRDPWGGTLEISNADSATDDDRSRDLDRGAMMRHQLDETQQSWLLAGPGDQAGKKKKKYVDIGCMVIDRKIFMWTVGTILGVGLFIGFVMMIVKLVPHKKPAPPPPDEYTLALHKALMFFNAQRSGPLPKHNGVSWRGNSCMKDGLSDSTAKKSLVGGFYDAGDAIKFNYPMAWSMTMLSWTVIEYKAKYEKIGELDHVKEIIKWGTDYMLKTFNSSADTIDKIVAQVGIGDTSKGPSPNDHYCWMRPEDIDYKRPVIECHSCSDLAAEMAAALAAASIVFKDNKAYSDKLVHGAKALYKFGRVQRGRYSPNGSDQSLFYNSTSYWDEFVWGGAWMYFATGNTSYLTVATAPGMAKHAGAFWLGSPNYGVFTWDDKLPGSQVLLSRLRLFLSPGYPYEEILRTFHNQTDNVMCSYLPVYNSFNFTKGGLIQLNHGRPQPLQYVVNAAFLASLYADYLDTADTPGWYCGPNFYKTDVLRKFAKSQLDYILGKNPQKMSYVVGYGKKYPKRVHHRGASIPHNGVKYGCKGGFKWRESKKANPNVLIGAMVAGPDRHDGFKDIRTNYNYTEPTLAANAGLVAALISLADIDTGSRNSIDKNTIFSAVPPMFPTPPPPPSAWKP; encoded by the exons ATGTTCGGGCGGGACCCGTGGGGCGGGACGCTGGAGATCTCGAACGCGGACTCGGCGACGGACGACGACCGGAGCCGGGACCTGGACCGCGGCGCCATGATGCGGCACCAGCTGGACGAGACGCAGCAGAGCTGGCTCCTCGCCGGCCCCGGCGACCAGGcgggcaagaagaagaagaagtacgtCGACATCGGCTGCATGGTCATCGACCGCAAGATCTTTATGTGGACCGTCGGCACCATCCTCGGCGTCGGCCTCTTCATCGGCTTCGTCATGATGATCGTCAAGCTCGTCCCGCACAAGAAgcccgcgccaccgccgcccGACGAGTACACGCTCGCGCTGCACAAGGCGCTCATGTTCTTCAACGCGCAGCGAT CCGGTCCTCTGCCCAAGCACAACGGCGTGAGCTGGAGGGGCAACTCCTGCATGAAGGACGGCCTCTCCGACAGCACCGCCAAGAAGAGCCTGGTCGGCGGCTTCTACGACGCGGGGGACGCCATCAAGTTCAACTACCCCATGGCCTGGTCCATGACCATGCTCAGCTGGACCGTCATCGAGTACAAGGCCAAGTATGAGAAGATCGGCGAGCTCGACCACGTCAAGGAGATCATCAAGTGGGGCACCGACTACATGCTCAAGACCTTCAACTCCTCCGCCGACACCATCGATAAGATCGTCGCCCAG GTGGGTATAGGTGACACCTCCAAGGGCCCCTCGCCAAACGACCACTACTGCTGGATGAGACCAGAGGATATCGATTACAAGAGGCCTGTCATCGAGTGCCACTCTTGCTCTGACCTTGCCGCTGAAATGGCCGCTGCCCTCGCAGCGGCTTCCATAGTGTTCAAGGACAACAAGGCATACTCTGACAAGCTCGTTCACGGCGCCAAGGCACTTTACAAGTTCGGTAGAGTGCAGCGGGGCCGATACAGCCCCAATGGCTCTGACCAGTCGCTGTTCTACAACTCCACCAGCTACTGGGACGAGTTTGTCTGGGGTGGTGCCTGGATGTACTTCGCCACGGGGAACACGTCCTACCTCACGGTCGCCACGGCTCCAGGAATGGCGAAGCATGCGGGAGCGTTTTGGCTTGGCAGTCCAAATTATGGAGTGTTCACCTGGGATGACAAACTTCCAGGATCTCAG GTTCTTCTCAGCAGGTTGCGGCTCTTCCTAAGCCCAGGGTACCCTTACGAAGAAATACTAAGGACCTTCCACAACCAAACTGACAATGTCATGTGCTCATATCTACCAGTATACAATTCATTCAACTTCACTAAAG GAGGATTGATACAACTCAACCATGGAAGGCCGCAGCCACTTCAGTATGTTGTCAATGCGGCTTTCCTTGCCTCTTTGTATGCTGATTATCTGGACACTGCTGATACACCAGGGTGGTACTGTGGACCTAATTTCTACAAGACAGATGTCCTCCGCAAGTTTGCAAAGTCACAG CTCGATTACATCCTAGGCAAGAACCCACAAAAGATGAGCTATGTCGTGGGTTATGGGAAGAAGTACCCCAAGCGTGTTCATCACAGAGGGGCATCAATCCCTCATAACGGTGTCAAGTACGGATGCAAAGGAGGTTTTAAATGGAGGGAGTCTAAAAAGGCAAACCCTAATGTCCTCATCGGAGCAATGGTTGCTGGTCCTGACAGGCACGATGGCTTCAAGGATATCCGCACAAACTACAATTACACAGAGCCTACTCTTGCAGCAAATGCTGGCTTGGTTGCAGCACTGATTTCTCTAGCTGACATCGATACCGGCAGCAGAAATTCGATTGATAAGAACACCATCTTCTCAGCAGTTCCCCCAATGTTCCcaactccaccaccaccaccatcagctTGGAAACCATGA